The genome window ACCGTGTCGTTAGAGCCGCCAGGCGCCATGCCCACCATCAGGCGCACGGGTTTGCTGGGATAGGAGTCCGCCGACGCCAAGGGGGCGGCGGTGGCAAGAGCGGCGGTCAGGCAGCCACCGGCTAGGGCACGGGCAAGGCGCTTCATGAGGGTTGTCTCCTTGGGGGTTTTTTCTGCTGTTGTGAACCCATGATAGACAGACCGTCTTAGTCGATGAATGGATAATTTGAATAAGAAAATCGAGAAAATCGATAAATGATTGATGGCTGTCCGAGCGCGATAGCGGCCACGGCTAGCTGCCGGTCCGCTTGCGGCGTGGTGAAGCCGTAGGGATCAGTCCAGCGTGTGCGCCAGAGCCTGTACCGAAGGTTGAAGGTGTTCACGCAGCAGCGCGATGAAGGCCTGGGCGGCCAAAGAGTCAGTGGCGTCGCGCCGGCGTGCCAAGCAGATGTCGCGTTCGTTGATTGGCAACGACAGGGGTACGGCTTTCAAGCCAGCCAGACGGAATTGGAACAGGGCCAAGGTCGGGGCAATGGTCACGCCCAATCCGGCGGCGATGAAGCCCGCCGCCGTCGACAGGCTGTTGACCTGATGCGATCGTAGCCACTGGCGCGGGTAGATTGCCGCGTCCAGATGCTGGCGGATGCTGCTGTTACTTTCAAAGCCGATGACCGGGTAGGTGATCACGTCTGGCACGGTCAAGCGCCGCCGCGTGGCCAGAGGATGGTTGGCGGGGCAGATGAAATAGAAGCTGTCGCGCGCCAGGACATCGATGTCCAGATCCGCGCTGGGCGACACCGCCGCGCATAACGCGAAATCCACTTGCCGGTTGCGCACCATGTCGATGCAGACGGTGCTGGCCACGTCTTGCACCTGCACAGTGATGCCGGGATAGATGGCCCCGAACCGGGCGATCAGACCCGGCAGGATGCCTGACGAGATTGATGGCAATGCCGCGAGCGCTACGCGGCCTTTGCGCCGTTCCACATGGTCTTGCATCTCGGCCAGGGCGCGTTCGGTCTCAGGCAAAAGATGGGCCACGATATTCTGAAAGGCCTCGCCTTCGGCGGTCAGATCAACATTGCGCGTATTGCGCGAAAAGAGCTTTACGCCCAGATCGCTTTCCAGATTGGAGATCAGAGCGCTAAAAGCGCTTTGCGTCAGGCAGCAATGCTCGGCCGCCCGCGTGAAACTGCGCAAGCCCGCCAGAGCCGTGAAGGCCTTCATGTGGCGCAGCGAAAGGTTCATGGCGATTTACCCCGCAGCACCGGCCCTGGGAAAGCCAGCGCCGTGCCGAGGGCTATCTTAACGAAGTCCTATTCAGGGGCCGGGTTGCTACTGGGCGCCGCAGCATGAACGGCTGGACAGTTCCTGGGGGTTAATTTTGGCGCCGGCCTGCCGTTAGGGTAAAGAAGAATTCCAATAAAAACGGGCAGACACTGCCTCAAGCGCCTGGAGAACACTGTCACCATGACTGTCATCGCTGCCACGGGAGCGTTGCCCAGCATCTCTACGCTGGGATCGGCCAATACCCTTAGCGTGGCCAACACTACGGCCCGCGCCCCGGTCACCATCATTTCCGCCAACCCGCCTGCCTCGACGTCGGTTTCGTTGAACCAGGCGGCTTCGGCGTCCAACGTCTTGGTCTATACCCCAGAGGGCACAGTCACGCCCTCAGGCGTCGCGGTCTGGGAACGGGATGCAACGGACGCCATTTCCGAGGTGATGTCCCGCAACACGCTGTCCCGCACCTGGGGAGGCGCTTTCGACGATGTGGGCGCCGCGCTGCTCAACCGTTTTGCGGCGAGTGGCAGTAATTTCAGCCAGTCGGTGCTGTTTCCCCGAACGGAAGCGCAAACGCAGGGTGTGTCCAATCTTGCGCTGCAAACGCAATTGCACATGCAGGCGGACAACGCCGTATCGTTGCGCATCACCACGGCCAGCGGAGTCAAGGTTGACATCACGCTGGGGCGCAGCGCCGAAGGCATGGCAGCGCAGATCAACGTTGAAGACGGCACGCTGACCGAGACCGAACGCAACGCAATCGCTTCGCTCTCCGGAGCGTTCCAGGATGCGCTGGACGGGTTGGCCGAGGTGCCGCCGCGTCTGGCTATTGCCGGTTTGTCCAAGGTGGACCCGTCGGTGCTGTCGTCAGTGAACCTGCGTGCGACCAGCCAGACCAACGGCGTGGCTTCCCAGACAATCGAGTTTCAATCCGACAGCAAGCAAAGATCCATCACGATCACGGGGCCCTCAGGCGTCGCGAAGGTGGATGTCGACGTCACCCAGCCCAACACATTCGGTTCGGCCGCGCAGCAGGCAGCGGCGGTCAGCAAGTACTTGCAGCAATTCGATAGCGCGCGCCGCCGGGGCAATGGCGACGAAGCGCTGGTCGACCTGTTCAAGGGTGCGTTCTCGGCGTTGCACAGCAGTTACGGGCCGGCTGCCGCACCGGTGTCGGAAGGCATTGGCCAGACCGTGCGCGCATCGGCTACGGACTTGAGCCGCAGCATGTTGTCTGGATTGGCGGATTTTTCGGCGTCGGTGAGCCAGACGGCTCAGAAGATCAATCCCCTCCGGCAGGATGAAATCGACGGCTTCTCGTACCAGGTGTCGCAGGACAGCAGTGTGAGCGGCAGCACCCGATGGGATATGTCTGTGACGCAGGTCCAGAAGTCGGCGCTTGCGGCCAGCTTCCATAAGTCGCTGGTGCCCAATGTGGCGCTGGATCTGACCAAGGAAAAAGAATCGCAGAACTACCAGTACTTCCAGATCAACGACACCACCAGCAGCCAGACCGATATACGCTACGAACGCGGCGAACTGGCCAAGGCAACCTTCAGCCAGTCCTCCAATCTGTCCACACAGGTCACGAAGTTCCTGCTGGGCAAA of Achromobacter seleniivolatilans contains these proteins:
- a CDS encoding LysR family transcriptional regulator — protein: MNLSLRHMKAFTALAGLRSFTRAAEHCCLTQSAFSALISNLESDLGVKLFSRNTRNVDLTAEGEAFQNIVAHLLPETERALAEMQDHVERRKGRVALAALPSISSGILPGLIARFGAIYPGITVQVQDVASTVCIDMVRNRQVDFALCAAVSPSADLDIDVLARDSFYFICPANHPLATRRRLTVPDVITYPVIGFESNSSIRQHLDAAIYPRQWLRSHQVNSLSTAAGFIAAGLGVTIAPTLALFQFRLAGLKAVPLSLPINERDICLARRRDATDSLAAQAFIALLREHLQPSVQALAHTLD